In the genome of Pseudomonas sp. Teo4, the window AGAAGGTGTCGACGGCGGTCAACGCGGTCAGGCGTGGTGGTTTGGACACCAGAACCTGCGGGTCGATCAACGCCACATCGGGGTAGATGTTGGGGTTGACGATGGCGCATTTGAGGCCCAACTCGGGGTTGTTGATGACCGCGAACGGCGTGGCCTCGGTGCCAGTGCCGGAGGTGGTCGGTACCACCAGCAGCGGCAAGCCGCGAGTTTGCGGGCGTGTCACCGCCTCACCCAGGCGCTCGGTGTAGTCCCAGCACTTGCCACCGTGCACGGCGACGAAAGCCACCGCCTTGGCCGAGTCGATGGCGCTGCCGCCGCCAATGGCCACCACGGCCTGGCAGCCGGTGTCGTGCACCAGCGTCACGGCACGGTCGATGGTGGTGTGCCGAGGGTTAGGGACGATGTCATGGAACGTTACCGCTTCGATTCCGTACTCGGCCAGGCTGCCAAGCACCTGCGCCTCCAGCGCACTGCCCTGCAGAAACGGGTCGATCATCAACAGCACTTTGTTGCCATAGGGCGCCACCCGCTCACCCATGCGCCGGATCGCGCCAACCTCGAAATCCAGTTTGACCGGCAGGCTTGCCTGAAATGCTTTCATCCCACTCATCCTCTGCTCGTGGCCGATGCGGGACACTGGCCACCCGATGTGGTCAGGACCGATCCGCCTTTCTTGTAGAATTCGCCCAGGTCGCTGGCCGCCAGCAGGGCAGCCCGCATTTCCCAAGTGGTCACCTCGAAGGGTTCGACACGGCTGGTCTGCTGCGGCGAAGCGGCGACTTCGGCCACCCGCTGCAACTCGTGGTCGCTGATGTCGGCCAGGCCAAGGTCGGCCAGGCACACCGGCAGGCCAACCGCCAGGCACAGGCGCAGCAATGCGTCCAGTTCCTGGGCCGGTGCGCCTTCGAGCACCAGCATCACTACGGTGCCGAAGGCCACATACTCACCATGGAACGCCGTGGCCCGTACGCCCAGTTCGCTGAAGCCGCAATACACGGCATGGGCGCTGGCCACGCCATTGCTTTCGAAACCGATGCCGCTCATCAAGGCGTTGGCCTCGATCACCCGGTTCAAGGCTTTGGTCACCACGTTGCGTTCGCAGGCTCGCACGGCCTGTACTGCGTCCTCGCACAACACGCGGTGGCATAGCTCGGCGATGGCCATGGACGTCAGGGTCGGCTTGCCGCCACCTGCGGTCGATTGCAGGCCGCCGCCCGCCAAGCCAAGGAAGTTGTCGTGCTGGCCTTGCACACAAGTGCGTGCTTCGTAGTAGGTGGCCAGGGCATCGCCGATGCCGGCCACCAGCAGGCGTACCGGCGCCTGGGCAATGACATGGGTGTCGACCACCACCACATCGGGGCTGCGTTCATGGAACAGAACATCATCGAAGCCACCCTCGGCGTGGTAGAGCACCGACAACGCGCTGGTCGGCGCGTCGTTGGAAACAACCGTGGGCACGATGCACAACGGCAGCCGGGCGCGGGCGGCCACCGCCTTGGCGGCGTCGAGCACTTTGCCGCCGCCGACGCCGATCACCCCGTCGCACGCCAACGTCTGCTGCAACTGATGCAGACGCTGGACTTCGGCACGGGTGACCTCACCGTCGAAGACGGCGTAATGCAGGCTCAGGTCGGGGCTGTCGAAACTCAGGGCCAGGGTCTGACGCAGGCTTTCCAGGCGGCCCTGCGTGGTGATCACCAGAAAGCGTTGGCCGAACCAGGCGATATGCCGGTACAGGCGCTGCAGCTCCTGGTAACCCTGAATGTAACGGCCGGGGGCGGCGAAGATCTGGGTCATCCTCGCCTCCGGCAATGGCATGGCAATACGCATAGCACTGCTTGCATGGGAATCATCCTCGCCCTGTGTTCAGGGCTTTTTTTGTTGTTGCTTTCAGGACGGCTCAGCGGGTCGAACAGCTCGGTTCCGCTGCGGAAGCATGATATATCATATTTATTTTTTCTTTGCTAAGCATCCGTTAACAGGCAATTAGCCTTATTAAACAAGGATTCATGCAAAATATATGATGTATAAAGCTGTCAGTTTTGCGACCCAGGCAACAATCGACATAGCCGCTCACCCACCCAGTGCACTCACCAGCACAGCCTGGTTCTGCCACTGCGCGGTCCTCACTCGCGCCAGCGCATCCTGCGCATCGAGGTGGCTGCGCTGGGCCTCCAGCACGTCGAGGAACGGCGCCTCGCCGGCTTGCCATGAACGGCGGATCTGCTGCAGCGCCAAATCGGCCTGCTGCGCGGCCCGTACGAGCAACACCTGACGCTCGCCATTGCGCCGGGCCGCAGCCAATGACGACTCCACCTCCGCCACGGCCTCCAGCACCGTCCGCCGATACGCCAGCAACGCTTCCTGGGCCTGGGCGTCACGCAGGGCCACCTGGGCCTTGCGCCGCCCACCATCGAACAGAGGCGCACTGGCATTCACGCCCGCCAGCCAGAAGGTCGAGCTGGCAAGGTTCGCCGCACTCATGCCGTCGATCAGCGAACCCAGTGCCGCCGACAGGCTCAGGCGTGGCATCAGCTCGGCCTTGGCCACGCCCAGGCGCGCATAGGCGGCAATCACCCGCGCCTCTACCGCCCGGACGTCCGGGCGACGGCGCAGCAGGTCTGCCGGGGTGCCGGCATCCTGCAGCGCCACCTCGGCCACTGCCGCCGGGCTTTCGCGCAACAGGCCGTACAGCGTCTCGCCGGGCATCGCCAGCACCACCGACAGCCGGTGCACGGCACGCTGCCATTGCAACTGCAACTCCGGTACCCGCGCCGAGGTGCTGTCGGCCTGGGTACGCGCACGCAGCAGGTCCGCTTCAGGGCTGCTGCCAGCGGCATACAACTGCTCGGTCAATTGCACGGTCTCGGTCTGGCTGGCGGCGCTCTCACGCACCAGCGCCAGGCGTTGCTCAAGGCCACGCGCCTGGGCATAGGCCTGTACCACCTCGCCCACCAGTGCCACGCGCACGGCGCGGGCCTGTTCTTCGCTGGCCAGCAGCGCCGCATCGCCTGCACGCACCCCTTCGCGTATACGGCCGAACAAATCGACCTCCCAGCTAGCGCCCAGGCCAAGCGAGACCGGCTCGTCGATCACCGCCTCGGTAAAGCCGGTCTGGTACGCCGACGTGCGCTGGCGAGCCGCGCCGGCTTGAAGGTCGAGCGTGGGGCTGCCGGCGGCACCGGCAACATCGCGCAGGGCGCGGGCGGCGTCGATTCGCGTCAGCGCGATGCGCAGGTCGAGGTTCTCGGCCAGGGCACGCTGGACCAGGCGGTCCAGCACAGGGTCCTGATAGCCACGCCACCACTGCTCCGTGACCGCATGGGTACCACCCGGCAGTGCGTTGACGAACTGCGCGGGCGGCTCGTCGCTGGGCGGTGGCAGGGTGGGCGCGGCACACGCGGCGAGCAGCGCGGCGCTGAACGCCAACACAGGTAGACGAAGGTTCATTGCAGTTGCTCCTGTACCGCAGAGGCCTGCCGAGCACCGGCCAACCGGCGCATCAGCACATAGAAAACCGGCGTGAACATCAGGCCGAACAGGGTCACGCCGATCATTCCGAAGAACACCCCCGAACCCACTGCCAGGCGCATCTCCGAACCCGCCCCTTCCGACAGCACCAGCGGCAGTACACCGAGGATGAAGGCCAGCGAGGTCATCAGGATCGGCCGCAGGCGCAGACGACAAGCCTCCACCACCGCCTCGACGATGCCCTGCCCTTCTTTCTCCAGCTGGCGAGCCACCTCGACGATCAAAATGGCGTTCTTCGCCGCCAGGCCCACCAGCACGATGAAGCCGATCTGCGTCAGGATGTTGATGTCCTGCCCCATCAGCCGCACACCGCCGACTGCGGCCAGCAGACACATCGGCACAATCAGCAGGATTGCCAGCGGAAGGCTCCAGCTGCCGTACTGCGCCGCCAGCACCAGGTAGACGAACACCACGCACAACGGGAAGACCAGCAGGCCCACATTCCCGGCAGTGGTCTGCTGGTAGCTCAGGTCGGTCCACTGGTACCCGATACCCGCTGGCAGGTGCTCCTGCGCCAGGCGCTCCATGGTCTCGATGGCATAGGTCGAGCCCAGCCCCGGCAAGGTGTCGCCGTTGATTTCAGCGGTCGGGTACAGGTTGTAGCGCGGGAAGCGCTCGACCCCGAGGCTTTCACGCAACTGGGTGACGCTGGCCAGCGGCACCATCTGCCCGTCAGCGTTGCGCACCTTGACCCTGGCCAGGTCCTGCGGCGTGACGCGATAGGGCAAGTCGGCCTGGGCCGTCACCCGGTAAGTACGCCCGACCAGGTTGAAGTCGTTGATGTAAGTGGAGCCGAAGTAGGTTTCGATGGCCTGGTTGATCTGGCTGTTGGACACCCCAAGCATTTCGGCGCGCTCGCGGTCCAGCTCGACGAATACCTGTGGCGTGTCGGCGGAAAACGGCGAGTAGACCCCGGTCATGCCAGGCGTGGCATTGGCGGCGGCGATCAGTTCGGCGGTCGCCTTGGCCAGTACTTCGCTGCCCAGCCCGGCGCGGTCTTGCAGGCGCATGGAAAAACCACCCGTGCTGCCCAGGCCCTGAACCGGTGGTGGCATGGCAACAATTACCGAGGCACCGCTGACCACCTTCAACCGCTCACGCAGGTCGGCGGCGATGCGCTCGGCGGTCAGCCCCTGCAACTTGCGCTTGGACCATGGCTCGAACACCGGGGCCAAGCCCGCCGAGTTCGATGAGTTGCTGCCGGTGACCATGGAGAAGCCCGAGAACGTCGGTACCCGATCCACCCCCGGCACTTGCAGGGCAATGGCCTCGATCTGCTGGGAGATGGCATTGGTGCGCTCAAGCGAAGCACCGTCAGGCAGCTGCACGATCACCACCAGGTAACCGCGGTCCTGGGCGGGAATGAAACCCTTGGGCGTGGACACCAGCAAGTAAGCAGTGGCAGCGATCAGCACGGCGTACACCGCCAGCATCAGCGGGGTTCTGGCCACCAGCACGCGAACGCTGCGGGCATAGCCCGCCGACAGCTGGGCGAAGCCGCGGTTGAACCCATCGGCGGCACGCCGGGGCAGTGCCATCAGTCCGTGAGGCTGGGGGGCGTGGCCGCCATGACGACGCAGGATCATCGCCGCCAGGGCCGGCGACAGGGTCAGGGAGTTGAACAGCGAGATCGCCGTGGCCACTGCGATGGTCACACCGAACTGGCGGAAGAACGCCCCGGAAATGCCCGGAATGAACGCGGTGGGAATGAACACCGCGCAAAGCACCAAGGTGATTGCCACCAGCGCACCGCCGATTTCCTGCATGGTGACGATGGTCGCCTGCAGCGGGGTCTTGCCTTCGGCCAGATGGCGCTCGACGTTCTCCACCACCACGATGGCGTTGTCGACCACGATGCCGACCGCCAGCACCAGGCCGAACAGGGTCAGGTTGTTGATCGAGTAGCCCAGCAGCGCCATCACCGCGAAGGTGCCCACCAGCGATACCGGAATGGCCAGGATCGGAATGATCGACGGCCGCCAGCCTTGTAGAAACACCAGCACCACCAGCACCACCAACACCACCGCTTCATAGATGGTCTTGCCCAGCTCGCCGATGCTGTCGGCGATGAATGCAGTGGGGTTGTAACCGATGCTGTATTCGATGCCCTCAGGAAACTCCTTGCTCAGCGCCTGCAGGGTCTTTTCCACCGTCTGCATGGTCGCCAGGGCGTTGGCGCCGGGACGCTGCAGCACCTGCAAGCCGATGGCCGGGTGCCGCAGGTAGTAGGTGTTGTTGACATAGGCCAGGCCGGCAATCTCCGTGCGCGCCACATCCTTCAGGCGAACCAGACGACCACCCTCGCCCGACTTGAGCACGATGTTGTCGAAATCTGCCGGTTCCTTCAGGCGGCCTTCGAAGATCAGGTTCGGCTGGAACGCCTGCGACGCCACCGGTGGCTGGGCGATGACACCGCCGGCAACCTGGGTGTTCTGCGAGCGCACGGCGGCAATGATGTCGGCGGGTGTCAGGTTGAAGGCGGCCACACGCTCAGGGTCGAGCCATATGCGCATGGAGTATTCACGGGCGCCCAGCGGGTTGATGTCACCCACGCCATCGATGCGCTTGAGCGTATCGGCAACGGTGCGGATGGCGAAGTTCGACACATAGAGTTGGTCGTAGGTGCCCTTGGGCGAGGAGATGAAGATGGTCGACAGCTGGGTGGGCGACGACTTGCGCACAGATACACCGCTGCGCTGCACAGGTTCCGGCAGGCGTGGCGTGGCCAGGGCGACCCGGTTCTGCACCAGCACCTGGGCCTTGTCGACGTCGGTACCGCTCTTGAAGGTCACGGTCAGGTTCAGACTGCCATCGGAGGTGGCCTGGCTGTACATGTAGAGCATGTCCTCAACGCCGTTGACCTCCTGCTCAAGCGGAATCGCCAGGGTCTCGGCCACGGTCTGCGCCGACGCCCCCGGATAGGTCGCCTGCACCACCACCGTTGGCGGCGCGATATCTGGGTACTCGGATGTCGGCAGCACCAGGTAGGCCAGGCCACCGACGATCAGCATCACCACCGAAAGCACTATCGCCAGCACCGGTTGTTCGATCGAAACTCGGCCAAGGTTCATAGCGCCGCCTCCCCTGCCTGCCGGGTGTCGGCCACCCGGGTCAGCTCATGCGACTCAGCAAGGGCGGTGTCACCGGGACGCACCCGCTGCAGGCCATCGACGATCACCCGATCCTCAGGCTGCAGGCCGCTGACGATTTCGCGCAGGCCGTCATGCAGCTTGCCCAGCTGTACCGGGCGCAGCTCCACACGGTTCTGCACATTGAGCACATGCAGCACCTTGCGCGTGGCATCCATGCCTACCGCGGTGTCCGGCACCAACAGCGCTTGGTAGGCGGGGCGCGCAGAGAACTGCACACGGCCGAACTGGCCAGGGCTCAGGGCGAAGTCCGGGTTGGCCACTCTGGCACGCTGACGCAAGGTGCCGGTGGAGGGATCGAGGCGGTTGTCGATGAAGTCCATGCGCCCGGCCAGCGAGGGTTGCGCCTGGCCAGGCAAAGCGATACGCACCTGGCTGCCGACAAGGCCGGCACTTGCCTGCTGGCGGTACTTCAAGTAGCTCTGCTCGTCGATGTCGAAGTAGATATCGATGGGGTCGAGCGAAACAATCGTGGTCAGCAGCGTGGCATTGCTGCTACCACCATTGACCAGGTTGCCTTCACTGATCAGCTTGCGGCTGATGCGCCCGCTCATGGGCGCGGTGATACGGGTGAACTCCAGGTCCAGCCGCGCGTTGGCCAGCACGCCCTCGGCGCTGAGCACCTGTGCCCGCGCCGCCTCCCGCGCCTGTTGACGCTGGTCGTAGAGGCTCTGGGCGATGGCCTTGGTGGCAATCAACGTCTTGGCCCGCGCGTACTCCTGTTCAGCCAGCGCCAGTTGCGAGCGGGCCTGGGCCAATTGGCCCTGGGCCTGGGTGACGGCAGCCTGGAAGCTGCGCGAGTCAATGACGAACAGCAGGTCGCCTTTTCTGACTATGGCGCCGTCCTGGAACGCAACCTTTTCGAGGTAGCCGCTGACACGCGAGCGCACTTGCACGGTGTCGGTGGCGTCGAAACGGCCGGTGAACGTGTCCCAGTCACTGACGGTCGATTTCAGCGGTGTGCTGACCGTCACATGGGGCGCGTCAGGCACCGCGCTCGCTGGTGCCTGGGGGCCGCAGCCGACCAGAATGGCAGCCAGCGTCAAGGCGAATGCCGAGGCGATGACGGATCGTGAGTGTTTCACTTGGAGTCCCCCGTCGGTGCCACACCTTGCGACTGCGCATGAGTACGGTTGACGAAGGCCGACGACTCTTCAGCCTGCACGCTCAGGGTAGCCAGGGTGGTCAGGGCAACGAACATCAGAAGGAAACGTTTGAAAGTGGTCATGGGACACGCCTCGGGTGTTGGACAGTGAGGCGGATTCTTGGCAAGCGCGCAGGGCGGAAAAATAGCCAGGGCAGCAAATGTTTTTTGTACGCCGGTCACGAATGCGAACGGGTCAACGGCAGTACCCGCAGGGCGGTCGATACAGCCTGCTCAGCCCTCTTTGCGCCAGGGTCAAAACTGCTTTTCCGCACGCATTGATAGCGCCGGGTGCCGGCCCTGCGGGCAAACGCAATAAGTGGCACACTGGCCGCCTGCCCGGTCATGCCCCTGGAGGCTTGACCACCATTGCCTGTATTCGCGCTCGATGGCCCCGCCGATGAATGTCAACGACAACAACTTCGAAGAACTGCTGAACGCTCTGCACGACGGTGTCTACATCACCGATGGCGAGGGCGTGACCTTGCTGGTCAACCGCGCCTATGAACGGCTCACCGGCCTTGAGAGCGCGCAACTGGTAGGCCGGCGCATGGATGACCTGGTCCGCGACGGGGTGATCTCACAGTCCGCCTCTTTGCGTGTGTTGCAGCAAGGCATGCCGATCTCGGTCATGCAGAGCCTGGGCAACGGCAAGAAACTGCTGGTGAGTGCGACGCCGATTTTCGCCAACAAACGGGTGAGCTACGTGGTCAGCGCCGTGCGCGACATGACCGAACTGCTGCGCATGAAGCACGAGCGTGACGAGCTGCAGCACTTGCGGCAATTGCGCAGCAGCACCGCACGTTTGCATGCCGGGCAGAACGATGCGCTGTTGCAGTCACCATTGGTGGCAGACCAGGCCGCCTCCGGGCGTGTCTTCGCCCAGGCCCGCCAAGTGGCGGACAGCCCGGTCAAGGTGCTGCTGCAAGGCGAGACCGGCGTCGGCAAATCGCTGGTCGCCCAGTACATTCACAACGCCAGCCCCCGCGCCAAAGAGCCCTTCATTGCACTCAACTGCGGCGCCATGCCGGAGAACCTCATCGAGGCCGAGCTGTTCGGCTATGCGCCCGGCGCCTTTACCGGCGCGGCGGCCAAGGGCAAGCGCGGGCTGCTGGAGCTGGCCAACCATGGCACCTTGTTCCTCGACGAAATCGGCGACCTGCCGCTGCCGCTGCAGGTAAAGCTGCTCAAGGTCATCGAGGAAAACCGCTTCATTGCCGTGGGCGGGCTGGAGCTCAAGGAAGTCGATGTGCGCATCATCAGCGCCACCCATCACGACCTGCGCCAGCGCGTCGCCGACGGGCTGTTCCGCGCCGACCTGTACTACCGACTCAACGTGGTGCCCATTCATATCCCCGCCCTTCGCGAGCGCAGCGAAGAAATCGCCCCGCTGCTGCAGCACTACCTCGCCCGCTTCAATCAGCAGTACCGGCGCCAGGTGCAACTGAGCCTGGAAGCCCTCGACCTGATGGTCGACTACAGCTGGCCAGGCAACATCCGCGAGTTGATGAACGTGATCGAGCGCCTGGTGGTGACCTGCCCCGGGGACACCATTGAAACCCTGCAACTGCCTGCGGAAATTCTCGACTTGCCCACCAGCAGCACCGACGACAGCCGCCTGACGCTGCGCCAGGTCATCGAGAATGCCGAGCGCAAGGCGATACGCCGCGCCATGCAGGTCCACCGCACCACTCGCCTGGCCGCCAAGGCACTCGGGGTCAGCCAGGCAACGATTGTGCAGAAGATGAAACGCTGGGAGCGGTCTGATTAGATTTCTGATCGGTTACGGCATTTCTGATTGAAATACTGATCGCCACTTAAGCAGAAAATCCGCAAAATCTTAGTCAAACCCCTCTATCATGGGCCTTTCACGAATCTGGCACGCCTTTTGTTGATACCTGGGCATCCCCAGCTCACAACAACCATAAAAGGATGAGCCGATGAGCATTTCTGCCTTCAAGATTGCCAGCAAACTTCTCACCGGGCCGGCGGCCATCGAGCAACTGGCCGCCGAACTTCGCCGCCTTCAGGTGCGCAACCCGCTGATCGTCACCGATGCCGTACTGGTTGCTTCAGGCACCGTGGCGCTGGCAGTGGAGCGACTCGACGGGCTGGCGCACGGTATCTACGACAAAGTCCAGCCAGAACCCGAAATCGCCATCGTCGAAGACTGCACCCGCGCCTTCCGCGAAGGCGGCCATGACGGCCTGATCGGCCTGGGTGGCGGCAGCGCCATCGACATCGCCAAAGGTGTGGCCGCCTTCGCCGGCCACGATGGCCCGCTGGCAGAACTGTTCGGTGTCGACCTGGTACCGCGCAAAGGGCCAGCCCTGGTGGTCATCCCCACCACCGCCGGCACCGGTTCGGAAGTCACCAACGTGGCGATTTTCTCCGACAAGCAAGCGCAACTTAAAAAGGGCATCGTCAGCGACTACCTGCTGCCAGATGTAGCCCTGGTCAGCCCACTGATGACCCGCACCTGCCCGCGTTCCGTGACCGCTG includes:
- a CDS encoding iron-containing alcohol dehydrogenase; amino-acid sequence: MKAFQASLPVKLDFEVGAIRRMGERVAPYGNKVLLMIDPFLQGSALEAQVLGSLAEYGIEAVTFHDIVPNPRHTTIDRAVTLVHDTGCQAVVAIGGGSAIDSAKAVAFVAVHGGKCWDYTERLGEAVTRPQTRGLPLLVVPTTSGTGTEATPFAVINNPELGLKCAIVNPNIYPDVALIDPQVLVSKPPRLTALTAVDTFCHALEAFISIHATPWVEMVALESIRLFADNALCCVEQGGNLEARARMAFASTLGGMAIAGAGVTVSHALGQPLGAMTDAPHGGTVAASTPQVIRWTLPVAEDKFARVAAILDPDTLALSVAERAARLPDIVSARFARLGIRDTFGSYGLKPEQVDAFAQLVWTSFNQDLACHPKPIRDQQEVAEIVRQCL
- a CDS encoding glycerol dehydrogenase, with product MTQIFAAPGRYIQGYQELQRLYRHIAWFGQRFLVITTQGRLESLRQTLALSFDSPDLSLHYAVFDGEVTRAEVQRLHQLQQTLACDGVIGVGGGKVLDAAKAVAARARLPLCIVPTVVSNDAPTSALSVLYHAEGGFDDVLFHERSPDVVVVDTHVIAQAPVRLLVAGIGDALATYYEARTCVQGQHDNFLGLAGGGLQSTAGGGKPTLTSMAIAELCHRVLCEDAVQAVRACERNVVTKALNRVIEANALMSGIGFESNGVASAHAVYCGFSELGVRATAFHGEYVAFGTVVMLVLEGAPAQELDALLRLCLAVGLPVCLADLGLADISDHELQRVAEVAASPQQTSRVEPFEVTTWEMRAALLAASDLGEFYKKGGSVLTTSGGQCPASATSRG
- a CDS encoding efflux transporter outer membrane subunit, which produces MNLRLPVLAFSAALLAACAAPTLPPPSDEPPAQFVNALPGGTHAVTEQWWRGYQDPVLDRLVQRALAENLDLRIALTRIDAARALRDVAGAAGSPTLDLQAGAARQRTSAYQTGFTEAVIDEPVSLGLGASWEVDLFGRIREGVRAGDAALLASEEQARAVRVALVGEVVQAYAQARGLEQRLALVRESAASQTETVQLTEQLYAAGSSPEADLLRARTQADSTSARVPELQLQWQRAVHRLSVVLAMPGETLYGLLRESPAAVAEVALQDAGTPADLLRRRPDVRAVEARVIAAYARLGVAKAELMPRLSLSAALGSLIDGMSAANLASSTFWLAGVNASAPLFDGGRRKAQVALRDAQAQEALLAYRRTVLEAVAEVESSLAAARRNGERQVLLVRAAQQADLALQQIRRSWQAGEAPFLDVLEAQRSHLDAQDALARVRTAQWQNQAVLVSALGG
- a CDS encoding multidrug efflux RND transporter permease subunit; translation: MNLGRVSIEQPVLAIVLSVVMLIVGGLAYLVLPTSEYPDIAPPTVVVQATYPGASAQTVAETLAIPLEQEVNGVEDMLYMYSQATSDGSLNLTVTFKSGTDVDKAQVLVQNRVALATPRLPEPVQRSGVSVRKSSPTQLSTIFISSPKGTYDQLYVSNFAIRTVADTLKRIDGVGDINPLGAREYSMRIWLDPERVAAFNLTPADIIAAVRSQNTQVAGGVIAQPPVASQAFQPNLIFEGRLKEPADFDNIVLKSGEGGRLVRLKDVARTEIAGLAYVNNTYYLRHPAIGLQVLQRPGANALATMQTVEKTLQALSKEFPEGIEYSIGYNPTAFIADSIGELGKTIYEAVVLVVLVVLVFLQGWRPSIIPILAIPVSLVGTFAVMALLGYSINNLTLFGLVLAVGIVVDNAIVVVENVERHLAEGKTPLQATIVTMQEIGGALVAITLVLCAVFIPTAFIPGISGAFFRQFGVTIAVATAISLFNSLTLSPALAAMILRRHGGHAPQPHGLMALPRRAADGFNRGFAQLSAGYARSVRVLVARTPLMLAVYAVLIAATAYLLVSTPKGFIPAQDRGYLVVIVQLPDGASLERTNAISQQIEAIALQVPGVDRVPTFSGFSMVTGSNSSNSAGLAPVFEPWSKRKLQGLTAERIAADLRERLKVVSGASVIVAMPPPVQGLGSTGGFSMRLQDRAGLGSEVLAKATAELIAAANATPGMTGVYSPFSADTPQVFVELDRERAEMLGVSNSQINQAIETYFGSTYINDFNLVGRTYRVTAQADLPYRVTPQDLARVKVRNADGQMVPLASVTQLRESLGVERFPRYNLYPTAEINGDTLPGLGSTYAIETMERLAQEHLPAGIGYQWTDLSYQQTTAGNVGLLVFPLCVVFVYLVLAAQYGSWSLPLAILLIVPMCLLAAVGGVRLMGQDINILTQIGFIVLVGLAAKNAILIVEVARQLEKEGQGIVEAVVEACRLRLRPILMTSLAFILGVLPLVLSEGAGSEMRLAVGSGVFFGMIGVTLFGLMFTPVFYVLMRRLAGARQASAVQEQLQ
- a CDS encoding efflux RND transporter periplasmic adaptor subunit, producing MKHSRSVIASAFALTLAAILVGCGPQAPASAVPDAPHVTVSTPLKSTVSDWDTFTGRFDATDTVQVRSRVSGYLEKVAFQDGAIVRKGDLLFVIDSRSFQAAVTQAQGQLAQARSQLALAEQEYARAKTLIATKAIAQSLYDQRQQAREAARAQVLSAEGVLANARLDLEFTRITAPMSGRISRKLISEGNLVNGGSSNATLLTTIVSLDPIDIYFDIDEQSYLKYRQQASAGLVGSQVRIALPGQAQPSLAGRMDFIDNRLDPSTGTLRQRARVANPDFALSPGQFGRVQFSARPAYQALLVPDTAVGMDATRKVLHVLNVQNRVELRPVQLGKLHDGLREIVSGLQPEDRVIVDGLQRVRPGDTALAESHELTRVADTRQAGEAAL
- a CDS encoding sigma-54 interaction domain-containing protein produces the protein MNVNDNNFEELLNALHDGVYITDGEGVTLLVNRAYERLTGLESAQLVGRRMDDLVRDGVISQSASLRVLQQGMPISVMQSLGNGKKLLVSATPIFANKRVSYVVSAVRDMTELLRMKHERDELQHLRQLRSSTARLHAGQNDALLQSPLVADQAASGRVFAQARQVADSPVKVLLQGETGVGKSLVAQYIHNASPRAKEPFIALNCGAMPENLIEAELFGYAPGAFTGAAAKGKRGLLELANHGTLFLDEIGDLPLPLQVKLLKVIEENRFIAVGGLELKEVDVRIISATHHDLRQRVADGLFRADLYYRLNVVPIHIPALRERSEEIAPLLQHYLARFNQQYRRQVQLSLEALDLMVDYSWPGNIRELMNVIERLVVTCPGDTIETLQLPAEILDLPTSSTDDSRLTLRQVIENAERKAIRRAMQVHRTTRLAAKALGVSQATIVQKMKRWERSD